AAAAGAATTCATCCATATGCAATCTACCAATCATCATACAATACAATACAGACAACTAAACACGTCCATGTTGTAGCTGCCCATACAACCGCATTGTTGTACGTACCCGATCTCAGAACATATCGCCCTCCTTTCTTCTCACCCACTCACTCACCGTGCGAGTACTGCCATCCCCACATGTGGGATGTGGCCAACGGAACAAAGCACAGGCCCGGTTTCATCCTTCTCCGCGGAAAACGACGAGAACGACGCCCTTATCATCAGTCTCTGTGTTTCTAGTTCTACCGCTCTGGCTACAGCGCACCGAGAGAGTGAGAGAGTGCCCACGCTGCCGCTACGCGCATTGCCTGTCCATCCAGCCCGACCGGCGAATCGGCGATGGCCGGCGCGCCGCCCCACGTCATGGTGCTGCCGTTCCCGGCGCAGGGCCACGTCACCCCGCTCATGGAGCTGTCGCACCGCCTCGTCGACCACGGCTTCCAGGTCACCTTCGTCTGCACCGAGCCCATCCACAAGCTCCTTCTCGATGCTCTTCGACGGAACGACGACGGCGacagcggcggcggtgaggcgctGGACGGGATCCGCCTGGTCTCCATACCGGACGGCCTGGCCGACGGCGACAGCCGCAGGGACCTAAGCAAGGTCCTGGCCGGGGTCTTGGGGCGCGTGCCGGCCTACGTGGAGGAGCTCATCAGGGAGACGGAGGCGTCCGGGAAGAGGAAGGTGCGGTGGCTCGTCGCCGACTCCACCATGGAGTGCTGCTACCAGGCCGCGAGGAACCTCGGCGTCCGGGTCGCCTCCGTCTGCCCGGCGTCCGCGGCGTGCCTTGTCACGTCGCTTAGGATTCCTCAGCTCGTACGGGATGGCTTCTTCGACGACAAAGGTACTAGTACCTTTGCTCCAGTGCATTCATTTTCCTTGTTTTATGCATGTTACTACTGTACTCAGCTCGTACGGGAGTACTGTACTTGTTTGTATGGACTATGGAGCGTATGAATTTTCCCTGCAGCTTTTCTATGCTTCTTCATTTTTTGGGGACTTTTCCGGAGTTACTAAAGTTACTGCCTTGAGAAATCTCAATCTATTTACCCAGAGAAATGCAATTGTTTCCTCGGATTCACAAACCCAAATGATAACACATGGATAATGTGCAGGCTTCCCGAAGAGACACGGGACGTTGGAGCTCGCCCCCGGTATGCCGCCACTCTGCCCGACGCAAATGGCATGGAACATCGACGGCGCCCCCGAAGGACGGCAGGCGGCTTTCGAGCTGGTGTTCGGGATGGCTAGGGTAACCGGCCTCGCCGAGATAGTCATGTGCAACTCGTTCCTCGAGGCCGAGACCGCGGCGTTCGAGCTGTGCCCCAACGTGCTGCCGATCGGACCGTTGTTCGCCGACCAGGAGCTCCAGAAGCCCGTCGGGCAGTTCTGGACGGAGGACGCCAGCTGCTTGGAGTGGCTCGACGCGCAGCCCCAAAACTCTGTCGTGTACGTGGCGTTCGGCAGCCTCACCATCTTCGACCTGCGGCAGTTCCGGGAGCTGGCCGAGGGGCTGGAGCTCACTGGCCGGCCGTTCCTGTGGGTGGTGCGCCCGGACTTCACCTCCGGCGGCCTCAGCAAGGCGTGGTTCGACGAGTTCCAGACGCGCGTCGCCGGTACGGGCGTGATCGTCAGCTGGTGCCCCCAGCAGCAGGTGCGCGCCCGGTGCACTGCCAAGAACTGTAGCATCATACCATGCGTTTTGAGTCCGGCCATGATCCATGTTTATCTCGACGTACATGTAGGTTTTGGCGCACCCGGCGGTGGCATGCTTCGTGTCGCACTGCGGATGGAACTCGACGATGGAGGGGGTGAGGAACGGCGTGCCCATCCTGTGCTGGCCCTACTTCTCCGACCAGTTCGCGAACAGGAGCTACATCTGCGACATTTGGAGGACTGGTTTGGGCGTGGCGCAGAGCGAGGACGGCCTCGTGACCAAGGAAGAGGTGAAGATAAAACTCGAACGGCTCACCGGCGACAAGGGTATTGCGGAGAGGGCGCGGGTGCTCAGGGATGCAGCTCGCAAGAGCGTGAACGAAGGCGGCTCCTCGTACGAGAATTTCAAGAGATTTGTTGATCTCCTGACAGAGTGAGCTGCACCATTTCACTCTTCCTAGACTTCTAGTATCTTTATCGTAGCATTCTGAGATAGGCTCACGAGGCTAAGGAGAATATATTATTTCACTTAAAGGGATCGAGAGCAGATAGTGGTCTGCCTTGTCTACGAAATGTAAGTGCATCTCACCCGCACACCGCATCCATTTTC
Above is a window of Triticum dicoccoides isolate Atlit2015 ecotype Zavitan chromosome 5B, WEW_v2.0, whole genome shotgun sequence DNA encoding:
- the LOC119311864 gene encoding UDP-glycosyltransferase 83A1-like, producing the protein MAGAPPHVMVLPFPAQGHVTPLMELSHRLVDHGFQVTFVCTEPIHKLLLDALRRNDDGDSGGGEALDGIRLVSIPDGLADGDSRRDLSKVLAGVLGRVPAYVEELIRETEASGKRKVRWLVADSTMECCYQAARNLGVRVASVCPASAACLVTSLRIPQLVRDGFFDDKGFPKRHGTLELAPGMPPLCPTQMAWNIDGAPEGRQAAFELVFGMARVTGLAEIVMCNSFLEAETAAFELCPNVLPIGPLFADQELQKPVGQFWTEDASCLEWLDAQPQNSVVYVAFGSLTIFDLRQFRELAEGLELTGRPFLWVVRPDFTSGGLSKAWFDEFQTRVAGTGVIVSWCPQQQVLAHPAVACFVSHCGWNSTMEGVRNGVPILCWPYFSDQFANRSYICDIWRTGLGVAQSEDGLVTKEEVKIKLERLTGDKGIAERARVLRDAARKSVNEGGSSYENFKRFVDLLTE